Proteins co-encoded in one Accipiter gentilis chromosome 5, bAccGen1.1, whole genome shotgun sequence genomic window:
- the TBX21 gene encoding T-box transcription factor TBX21 produces the protein MGALEPGTGAPRPAAPMLSGTASFVKEPPGPRDTVSSYYGDAGGPEPGAPPLPYGAPGGFGGRFLGPCPPPYRAQPPSTAAPVEGYAVEGYAGAELYAGAEGAYTPGTAPLCPRTGPLCALPGYRAAGKVQVMLNNYPLWAKFHKHQTEMIITKQGRRMFPFLSFNLSGLNPVAHYSICVDVVLVDQHHWRYQGGKWVQCGKAEGNMPGNRLYLHPDSPNTGAHWMRQEVSFGKLKLTNNKGASNNVGQMIVLQSLHKYQPRLHVTEVKEGEGEDAYPSPHTHTFAFPETQFIAVTAYQNADITQLKIDHNPFAKGFRDNFDSMYTASEGDRLTPSPPEGPSCQQLLPAPRFQPFLPEQYPLPPGRFFGGERGAPLPLPPKDPPRWYFTPQQPPTATGALEYGGYEAGYGGGKLVPYGVKPFALPPAPHPSLPYYPEGPGGFGAGGGWSPGQYGPKGSPGALGWYREPREEKGKEAEGWPPEPPAATSGDSSDSGLYECKRRRVSPYPSSAESSPPPRNGDLYDKDPGADGGYYGFYGN, from the exons ATGGGCGCGCTGGAGCCGGGCACcggagccccccgccccgccgcccccatgCTCAGCGGCACCGCCAGCTTCGTCAAGGAGCCACCGGGCCCCCGGGATACCGTTTCTTCTTACTACGGTGATGCGGGGGGACCGGAGCCGGGAGCCCCCCCGTTACCTTACGGAGCTCCCGGTGGTTTCGGTGGCCGGTTCCTTGGACCGTGCCCTCCTCCTTACCGGGCACAGCCGCCTTCCACCGCAGCTCCGGTCGAGGGTTACGCGGTGGAGGGTTACGCGGGTGCGGAGCTGTACGCGGGTGCGGAGGGGGCTTACACCCCCGGGACCGCTCCGTTGTGCCCCCGGACCGGACCGCTCTGTGCCCTACCCGGTTACCGGGCGGCCGGGAAGGTGCAGGTGATGCTCAACAACTACCCGCTCTGGGCCAAGTTCCACAAGCACCAGACCGAGATGATCATCACCAAGCAGGGCAG GCGCATGTTCCCGTTCCTCAGCTTCAACCTCTCGGGGCTCAACCCCGTGGCCCACTACAGCATCTGCGTGGACGTGGTGCTGGTGGACCAGCATCACTGGCGCTACCAGGGCGGCAAGTGGGTGCAGTGCGGCAAAGCCGAGGGCAACATGCCAG ggaatCGCCTCTACCTGCACCCCGACTCGCCCAACACGGGTGCCCACTGGATGCGGCAGGAGGTCTCCTTCGGGAAGCTGAAGCTCACCAACAACAAGGGCGCATCCAACAACGTTGGCCAG ATGATCGTGCTGCAGTCGCTGCACAAGTACCAGCCCCGGCTACACGTGACGGAGGTGAAGGAGGGCGAGGGCGAGGATGCGTACCCCTCCCCGCACACCCACACCTTCGCCTTCCCCGAGACCCAGTTCATCGCCGTCACAGCCTACCAGAATGCCGAT ATCACCCAGCTGAAGATTGACCACAACCCCTTCGCCAAAGGCTTTCGGGACAATTTTGACTC GATGTACACAGCCTCGGAGGGCGACCGCCTCACCCCATCTCCGCCGGAGGgtcccagctgccagcagctcctgccagccccccGCTTCCAACCCTTCCTGCCTGAGCAGTACCCGCTGCCCCCCGGgcgcttttttgggggggagaggggggctcCATTGCCCCTACCCCCCAAAGACCCCCCACGCTGGTACTTCACCCCCCAGCAGCCACCCACCGCCACCGGGGCCTTGGAGTACGGTGGCTACGAAGCGGGGTACGGGGGGGGCAAGCTGGTGCCCTACGGGGTGAAACCCTTTGCCctgccacccgccccccacccctccttgcCCTACTACCCCGAGGGGCCGGGgggttttggggctggggggggctggagccCCGGGCAGTACGGCCCTAAGGGCAGCCCCGGAGCTCTGGGCTGGTACCGGGAGCCCcgggaagaaaaggggaaggagGCGGAGGGCTGGCCCCCTGAGCCCCCCGCCGCCACCTCGGGTGACTCCTCGGACTCGGGGCTGTACGAGTGCAAACGGCGGCGGGTGTCCCCGTACCCCTCCAGCGCCGAgagctcccccccaccccgcaacGGAGACCTCTACGACAAGGACCCGGGTGCCGACGGTGGCTACTATGGCTTCTACGGCAATTGA